The proteins below come from a single Alnus glutinosa chromosome 9, dhAlnGlut1.1, whole genome shotgun sequence genomic window:
- the LOC133878662 gene encoding uncharacterized protein LOC133878662, with product MEPDRLNSPSTFSMTLEILGHELQFSQDPNSKHLGTTVWDASLVFVKFLEKNCRKGRFCQSKLKGKRVIELGAGCGVAGFGMALLGCDVVATDQTEVLPLLMRNVERNTSRILQMNPGSDSFGSIKVEELDWGNKDHIMAVGPPFDYIIGTDVVYAEHLLEPLLQTISALSGPKTTLLLGYEIRSMSVHEQMLQMWKRNFNVKIVPQAKMDQTFQHPSIQIFIMGLKPPEGNIVNADQGSDRKSDEIEISKKGENVGTSNEEQVADSVGVANEDCELLTKSQNEKLDDFEVRRYGSMAARLLRDVKIA from the exons ATGGAGCCTGACAG gtTAAATTCTCCAAGTACTTTTTCAATGACTCTCGAGATTTTAGGCCATGAATTGCAATTTTCTCAG GATCCCAATTCCAAGCATTTAGGAACTACAGTTTGGGATGCATCACTTGTGTTTGTCAAATTTCTG gAGAAAAATTGTAGAAAGGGAAGATTTTGCCAATCTAAACTGAAAGGAAAACGTGTTATTGAACTAGGAGCAGGTTGTGGAGTAGCTGGCTTTG GCATGGCTTTACTGGGATGTGATGTAGTGGCAACGGACCAAACTGAAGTTTTGCCATTGCTGATGAGGAATGTTGAACGTAATACTTCAAGGATCTTGCAGATGAATCCTGGTTCTG ATTCATTTGGTTCGATTAAGGTTGAAGAGTTAGACTGGGGAAACAAGGATCATATTATGGCTGTTGGTCCACCGTTTGACTATATCATTGGCACTGACGTT GTTTATGCAGAGCACCTATTGGAACCGCTATTGCAAACAATATCTGCATTATCAGGACCTAAAACTACACTATTG CTGGGTTATGAGATCCGTTCTATGAGTGTCCATGAGCAAATGCTTCAGATGTGGAAAAGAAACTTTAATGTGAAAATTGTTCCACAAGCTAAG ATGGACCAGACATTCCAACATCCAAGTATTCAAATATTCATTATGGGATTAAAGCCTCCAGAAGGGAATATAGTGAACGCGGATCAGGGGAGTGATCGGAAAAGTGACGAGATTGAAATAAGTAAGAAGGGTGAGAATGTTGGGACAAGTAATGAGGAACAGGTGGCTGATTCTGTCGGTGTAGCCAATGAAGACTGCGAGCTATTGACAAAATCTCAGAACGAGAAACTTGATGATTTTGAAGTTAGAAGATATGGCTCGATGGCTGCTCGACTTCTGCGAGATGTCAAGATAGCCTAA
- the LOC133876783 gene encoding uncharacterized protein LOC133876783 produces MSKFKTIESFFKRKEVDVPESNPPLNFNTETSNLKERPLKSQRIEVEEHPYESVIVEAQEIPFKSSTLNVNEVDGFSIERDPGKRPPMWDYPVNRRDEIRMAYLKARPYQILRRDYPFSGPENHPRRFQASWFTQFSSWLEYSPTTDAAYCLPCYLFTMKPVGRHGWDVFITKGFRNWKKVHDGKKCAFLTHIGEDPCSPHNNAVKYCEDLKQQSQHIDKLLNAQSTEQIQNNRLRVKTSIDVVRWLAFQGCAFRGHDETPDSKNRGNFLEMIKILASYNEKVATVVLENAPKSAKYTSHRIQKEILQVMASKVRDKIREDIGDSKFCIIVDEARDESKREQMAIVLRFVDKYGFIQERFFDLVHVKDTSALTLKNKISDVLSHHGLDIQNIRGQGYDGASNMRGEWKGLQALFINDCPYAYYVHCFAHRLQLALVAASREVVSVHEFFTNLNFIINMVGASCKRHDQLQAAQAEKIAHMRAIGDLETGKGANQIGTLKRAGDTRWGSHYNSICSLISMFDATCSVLELIRREGANYSQRGDANAAYKMITSFEFIFILHLMKEIMGITDVLCKALQQKSQDILNAINSVSTAKKLIQKLRDDDWEKLLESVVSFSKKFEIDIPDLSARYIEGRGRNQRNHITVEHHYHFDIFNAAIDFQLQELNCRFGERAVRLLTLSSTLDPKDGYNSFKIDDICSLAEVYYPLDFSEQEKINLGFQLKYFELDVHNDLKLQNLSSVAELCQGLVETGKSKTYHLIDRLIRLVLTLPVSTATTERAFSAMKIVKTRLRNKMEDEFLANSLVVYIEREIAESFNLNSILDDFVSLKGRKLGF; encoded by the coding sequence ATGTCAAAGTTTAAAACTATCGAGTcattcttcaaaagaaaagaagttgatgTTCCAGAAAgtaatccaccattgaattttaataCTGAAACTTCAAATCTCAAAGAACGTCCTCTTAAATCTCAAAGGATTGAAGTTGAAGAACATCCTTATGAATCTGTAATTGTGGAAGCTCAAGAGATTCCTTTTAAATCCTCCACGCTTAATGTTAACGAAGTTGATGGTTTTTCTATAGAACGGGATCCAGGAAAACGTCCTCCGATGTGGGACTATCCAGTCAATCGACGTGATGAAATAAGAATGGCTTATTTGAAAGCACGTCCATATCAAATTTTGCGTCGAGACTATCCATTTTCTGGACCTGAAAATCATCCCCGTCGTTTTCAAGCTTCATGGTTTACACAATTTTCATCTTGGCTTGAGTATTCTCCTACTACGGATGCCGCATATTGTCTCCCATGTTATCTTTTTACAATGAAACCAGTTGGACGTCATGGATGGGATGTATTTATCACCAAGGGatttagaaattggaaaaaggttCACGATGGAAAGAAATGTGCCTTTTTGACTCatattggagaggatccttgttcACCCCATAATAATGCTGTGAAATATTGTGAGGATTTAAAACAACAATCACAGCATATCGATAAATTATTGAATGCACAAAGTACTGagcaaattcaaaataatcgaTTACGTGTAAAAACTTCTATTGATGTTGTTCGGTGGCTTGCATTTCAAGGATGTGCTtttagaggtcatgatgagACTCCTGATTCAAAAAATCGAGGTAATTTTCTTgagatgattaaaattttagCATCATATAATGAAAAAGTTGCAACAGTTGTTTTGGAAAATGCTCCTAAATCTGCAAAGTATACTTCTCATAGAATTCAAAAGGAGATTTTGCAAGTCATGGCAAGTAAAGTGCGAGATAAAATTCGTGAAGATATTGGAGactctaaattttgtattattgttgatgaagcaCGAGATGAGTCTAAAAGAGAACAAATGGCTattgttttgagatttgttgacaaatatGGTTTTATACAAGAGCGCTTCTTTGATCTTGTTCATGTTAAAGATACATCGGCATTGACTCTCAAGAATAAAATATCTGATGTTCTTTCTCATCATGGACTTGACATTCAAAATATTCGTGGACAAGGATATGATGGTGCTAGCAATATGCGTGGTGAATGGAAAGGATTGCAGGCATTATTTATTAATGATTGTCCTTATGCATACTATGTTCATTGTTTTGCTCACCGATTGCAATTAGCATTAGTTGCTGCATCTAGAGAAGTGGTTTCTGTTCATGAGTTCttcacaaatttgaatttcattatcaatATGGTTGGTGCTTCATGTAAACGTCACGATCAACTACAAGCTGCTCAAGCAGAAAAAATTGCACATATGCGAGCTATTGGTGATCTTGAAACTGGAAAAGGAGCTAACCAAATTGGCACTTTGAAACGAGCTGGTGATACTCGTTGGGGTTCTCATTATAATTCTATTTGCAGCCTAATAAGTATGTTTGATGCTACTTGTTCAGTGCTTGAATTAATTAGAAGAGAAGGAGCTAATTACTCTCAACGGGGAGATGCTAATGCTGCTTATAAAATGATTACATCATtcgaattcatttttattttacatttgatgaagGAAATTATGGGTATCACTGATGTTCTTTGTAAAGCtttgcagcaaaaatctcaagacattttgAATGCTATTAATTCAGTTTCTACTGCAAAAAAGCTTATCCAAAAGCTGAGAGATGATGATTGGGAGAAATTGCTTGAGAGCGTTGTCTCTTTctccaagaaatttgaaattgacatcCCAGACTTGAGTGCTCGTTATATTGAAGGTCGAGGTCGTAATCAACGGAATCACATTACAGTGgagcatcattatcattttgacatattcaatgcTGCTATAGACTTTCAACTGCAAGAGCTTAATTGTAGGTTTGGTGAAAGGGCAGTCAGACTTTTGACACTTAGCTCAACTTTGGATCCAAAGGATGGTTataattcatttaaaattgatgatatatgtagTCTTGCAGAGGTGTATtatcctcttgatttttctgagcaggagaaaattaatttgggatTCCAGTTGAAGTATTTTGAGCTTGATGTGCATAATGATTTGAAGTTGCAAAATTTGTCTTCTGTTGCAGAATTATGTCAAGGATTGGTAGAGAcaggaaaatcaaagacataccatcttattgatagattgattcGTCTTGTTTTGACTCTTCCAGTGTCTACAGCGACTACCGAACGAGCATTCTCAGCtatgaaaattgttaaaacaagaCTTCGCAACAAAATGGAAGATGAATTTCTTGCAAATAGTTTAGTTGTGTATATTGAAAGGGAAATTGCTGAGAGCTTCAATTTAAATtcgatacttgatgattttgtttctctaaaagGACGTAAACTAGGTTTTTGA